From a single Paraburkholderia sp. FT54 genomic region:
- a CDS encoding 4-oxalocrotonate tautomerase family protein produces MPIVTIQVTREGSKPGNDAVTADEKARLIAGVSQVLLDVLNKPLAATFVVIEEVNTENWGWGGLPVEAYRKQLAQKPG; encoded by the coding sequence ATGCCTATCGTGACAATTCAGGTGACCCGCGAAGGTTCCAAGCCCGGCAACGATGCCGTCACGGCCGACGAAAAAGCTAGGCTCATCGCAGGCGTCAGTCAGGTGCTGCTGGACGTGTTGAACAAGCCGCTCGCAGCAACCTTCGTCGTCATCGAAGAAGTGAATACCGAGAACTGGGGCTGGGGCGGATTGCCGGTCGAAGCCTATCGCAAGCAGCTAGCCCAGAAGCCGGGTTGA